DNA from Thermomicrobium roseum DSM 5159:
ATGCTCCGGCACACACAACCTCCAGACCACATCGTGCAAGTATATCCATTACCCGGATGGCTCGAGCATGAGATCATCGAGTCGGTCGGCCTGCCGGGTCGCCGGAAGCAGCGACAGCGCGACGGTCATGATGATCAGCCCGCTCCCGACTACCAAAAACGCACGCCCGGCACCGAGGTCATCACCGAGCCAACCACCTAGACCGTTCGCAGCGATGAGCGCGGTGAACAGGATCGTTGACCGAAGAGCGAAAACTCGTCCCATGAGGTTCGCGGGAGTCACACGCTGCACGATCGTCACACTCGGTACCAGGAACAGGAGATTCCCGAGTCCAGTGAGCCCAGTCAGCATGACACCGACCCAGAGCGGTGGCTCGAGGCCCAGTCCAGTCAAGCCAGTTCCCATGACCACCAGACCGAGTACGACGAGCGTCGCGAGGCGCCGCGTATTGAGCGTGCCGACCAAGAGCGCACCCGCGACACTCCCCACGCCGATCCCGAAGTTGAGCAGGCTATAAGTCACCTCGCCGCGCTCCGGACGAGCGTAGGCGTAGCCGACCAAGAGCGGCATGGCCATACCGATCGCGATCGCACCGAGTGCGACGAGCAGCGTGTTGGTGCGAACGAGCGGCTGATCGACCAAGAACCGCACTCCGCCGACCAGCTCGCGCCAGACCACTCGAACGGACCGGTCGCTCCCCACCACGAGGGGCGGTAGCCGAAGGGGCCACAGGATCAGCGCCGAGACGACGTAGCCGAGTGCAGCGACCGCAAAAGCAGCTTCCAGGCCATGCCGATTACCCATCACCGACACGAGCCCACCGACGACCAGCCCGGCCAGCGGATATCCGCCGATGTCACCGAGGCTCTCGGCAAGCGACGACAGAGAGTTCGCCGTCGTGAGCTGGCTCGGTGGCACGACCGCTGGAATGGAGGCCATCTTGGCTGGCCGGTGCAGGATCGAGGCAGCATTGATCATGAACAGGAGCAGGTAGAGACTGCCGATCCAGTATTCGGCCGCGATCGGGAGAAGAACGACCGGCAGAACACGAGCCAAATCCGAAGCGATCATCACACGCCGCCGATCGACCCGGTCCACCACCACACCAGCGAGCGGCCCGAGCAAGAGATCCGGCAATCCGCTGGCCAAAAACGCCAGGCCAGCGACGGTCATCGACCCCGTCAGTTCGTACACCAGTGCCGCGAGAGCGACCCGGTGTACCCGGTCACCCATGGTCGCGACCAGATCGGAGCCCCATAATGCCGCGAACCGCCGGTTCCCCACCAGCAGCCGCAGCGGCTCGCGCCACTCCACCCTTCCCCTCCCCGACCGTCTGCCTGGCCGTGACAGGGAATCCCGTACCGGCAGTATAGCCGATCGTCTCCAGGATCACCGAGCAAACTGACGAGCAAGCGAGAACTCATCCGTCGCTGGACAGACGAACGCCCTTTTCTTCGAGTTGGCGAATGTCCGCTTCCACTTCCGCGAGCTGACGCTGGATGATCGGCAAGCGGTCACGTGCGCGCTGCCAATCGCGGAAAACCTCATCCCGCTCGCGCCGCAGCCGGTTGCGCTCCAGGATCAGTTGTTGCACTTGCCAGGCGCGTGCGGCGCATGTCGGACAGCGGTCACGCAGGTCTCGCCAGCCACCGCAGGCGGGACACGGTCGCGCCAGATCGTCGAGCCGGATGTCCGTCCAGACTTGCCGACGTCGCACTGTCTCCAGCGCATCAGCCGCCACGAGATCGGCACTCGCCGCAAGGGTCGCGAGGAGCTCAGGACTCGGATCGCGGTACCCCACTGCTGCCAATACCTTCTCGAGTTCGTCCTCCACACGCCGGAGCTGGGCCGGTGCTATCTGGTGACCACGCTCAGCCCAGTCGACTTCCTCGATCCAGCGGAGAACGACACCGCTGATCTCCAATTCGACCGTCACGGGCGATGCTTGCAGATCGACCCTCACTTCGACCGGAACAGGCGGGAGGGGCTGTAGCTGAAGGACGGGGGGCGCCGTCTCCAATGCTTTTCGCTGTTCGTCGAGGTCAGCGATCGCCGCATCGAGTTCGCGAAGACGTTCTGTCCAGCGGTTCTCCGGTTGGCGAGCCTGCTCAGCGAGCATGAGGTCGTAGCGCAACTCTTCACGACGCTGGTACAGGCGAGCCAGGCGTCGGCGCTCTGCCTCCCGGACCGGCCGCTCGGGCTGGTTGGTCGGTCGGTCTACGGCTGGTCGTTCATCCTGGTCACGATCGCGCCGCCACCACCGTCGCATGTCATTCCTCCCCCACCGGCTCGAGCGCATCCGCCGCGGCGCGCAAGCGGTGCAAGAGAGCGGGGAAAGGCGACGGGCCGGCGAAGAGCGCTTCAGGCGGAACGAGTGCCCGCCAACTTGCCCGTAACGCGGGCGGCTGCCCCGCCAGCGCTTCGACCTCCAACACATCCGGCCGCTCACCGATGCGTGCCCGCAACGAGCGCTGGCCCTTCGCTCCTCGCCAGGAAAGGTGCAGTTCGGGCCTCCCTCCGTTCTCCTGAACGGAGACCGCCAGCGACGCGTCATGCTTCCCGAGTTCCTCCGCGGTCTCAGCCAGTTGCCGCCAGGCGAGCAGTCGCCGGTCGTGCTCGTCCAGCCGCCACGGCCGACCGATCCGCGCCGAGACGCGCCAGCGGAGCCACCGACTCCGCCATACTGCGAAACCAGTGAGTAGGAGCGCCCCATGCAGTACCCCGAGCACGAGAGCGGCCGATCTCGGCCCACTGTAAAGCTGCGTCCAGTCACCCCGCAAACCGCTCGCGAGATCGAGTGCAGGGTAGAACACCAGCGTGGTCGCCAGGATCATGCCTCCGGCCGGCAAGAGCAGCGCGGCGACCGGCCGGCGCAGCGGAGCGAAGAGGCCAGCCCCGATGGCGACGAGTGCGAGGAACAAACTCACGAGATTGCCGCTCGAGGCGATCCAGAACTGCGCGATCGGGTTCGTCACGCCTGTGTACTCGACCCAGCCGAGAAATAGGAGGTACCCGAAGCCGATCACGCGTCCACCGGAAAGCCACACCGCGACCGCGTGTCCGAGTTCGTGCGCGAGGACACTGATCGGTACGAGCACGAAAAGCGCTAATTCCACGAGCACCGCCAGTTGTTGAGCGGTCACCGGCTCAGCAAAGAGTTGGTGTCGGGCACGCCAGGCCCGCACGATCGCACGGACCGAGAGAACCACCAGCGCGAAACTGACCAGTTGCAAAGCCGGGAAACTCCACATGAAACGGTCCGGTCCAGCAGGATCGCCTGGTCCTGCTCTCTCCAGTCTACTCCGTCACGAGGCGCGGAGTACGCCCAGAGACTGCCGGATGTCCGGGAATCACGAACCGCCACAGGAACTCCTGACCGCGCGAGATCCCGATGCGTGGCGTGCTCGCGACACGCTGCGGCGATGAGCCAGACTGAATCCAGAACGGCGGTCGATCGATCGGCAACCCGTGATGATCGAGCATAATCCCGAACGCCTGAGCGAGCGCTCCCGGCCCGCTCGCCAGCCGGTGCTCAGCCAATCGGTATCCGGCGTGACGCGATCGCTCCCGGCGTTGCCGCATGATCGCGTGGCCAGCCAGCGGCATGGCGGCACGGAGCAAGACAGCTCCGGCTGTACCGTCCGGATCGGTGACGATGTTGCAGCATGGGTAAACGCCATAGGCCCGATAGACGTAGGCATGGCCCGGTGGTCCCCACATGACCCGAGCCGGTCCGTTCCGGTAGCGGGCCGCGTGCGAAGCAGGGTCCTCCGGCCCGCCATAGGCCTCGACCTCGACGAGCACTCCAGCGACCAACTCGCCGCCGACCATGCTCACCAGGATTGCGCCGAGGAGATCGCGAGCGACCTCGACCGCCGGACGCGCGAACCAGTCACGCGGTAAGGCTCGTGCCGGATCCAATTGGATCTCGCTTGTGTCGACAATGGTTCCGACACCGTCCATCAGTCACTCGTGCGTGCTTCCCCTCCGGCCAAGATGTTCGCTACCCTCGCGGCGAGCCGTGGTCTTCTGGCTGTGCTCTCGCCCGACTGCTCAGCACCGATCCAGTCCGCTCACTCGGGGTAGCAGTGACGCGGAGAGCCGAACGCTGCCGACCGCTGGCTCGAACAACTCCCCCTTCTGACGAGCCGGCTCGAATCAGGCCAACTCGTCGAGCCGGGTGCGGATCAGCCGCATGCGCTCCTCGGCATCGGCCAGCTTCGCACGGTGGCGCTCGACCACGTGCGCTGGCGCTCGCGTGACGAACTGCTCATTGGCCAAGAGCGCCCGCGTCCGCTCGAGTTCGGCGAGCAGTTCCTCCAGTTCGCGCTGCAGGCGCTGTCGCTCGGCTTCGATATCGAGCATCCCACGGAGCGGCAAGTAGATCACCGCATCGTCCACGATGAGCGAGACGACCTGCCGCGGTGCCTCGAGGAGTTCTTCGACGTAGCTCAAACCGTCACTCGCGATACGAGCCAGGAAGCGGAAGACGCCCTCGCTGTCCTGGAAGGCGCGCCGATGCGAACCCGGATAGACGATCGCCTGGATCCAGCGGGCTGGCTCGACACCAGCTTCGGCACGGGCGTTCCGTACTGCTCGGATGGCCTCCATCAAGAAGCCGAACTCGCGCTCCGCCTCCTCGTCGATCCGTGCCGCGTCCGGTTGCGGCCAGGGAGCGACCATGATGCTCTCTCCAGCGTGCGGTAGCCGTTGCCAGAGCTCCTCAGTCACGAACGGCATGAAGGGATGCAGCAAGCGCAGCGCCCGCTCGAGGACGTACGCCAAGGTCTGCCGGGCTGCTCGAGCTCCAGGGTCACCAGCATTGATCGCCACCTTGCTCGCTTCGATGTACCAGTCGCAGAACTGCGACCACAGGAAATCGTAAAGGAGGTGCCCTGCCTCGTGGAACTGATAACGTTCGAGTTGGTCGGTCACCTCCGTCGTCACGCGTTCGAGGCGACTGAGAATCCAGCGATCGGCCAGACTCATCGCCGAGCGCTCAGGCGATACGACTGAACCGTCCGGTGCCTGCTCGATCTCTCCACCCGCCAGCACCCGGAGCGTGTAGCGCGTGGCGTTCCAGATCTTGTTGGCGAAGTTCCGGCTGGCCTCCACCCTGTTCAGACTCAGCTTCATATCAGTACCGGGACCAGCCATGGTCACGAGCGTGAAGCGCAACGCATCGGCGCCATACTGCTGCGTGACCTCGGTGGGATCGATCACATTCCCCTTGGTCTTGCTCATCCGCTGGCCACGCTCGTCCCGCACGGTTCCGTGGAGGTAGACGGTGTAGAAGGGCACCTCGCCCATGAACTCCAGCCCGAGGAAGACCATGCGGGCCACCCAGAAGAAGAGGATGTCGTACCCGGTCTCCATCACCGAGCCAGGATAGAAGTAACGGAGATCGTCCGTGTCATCAGGCCAGCCGAGCGTACTGAACGGCCAAAGCCCGCTGGAGAACCAGGTATCGAGCACGTCCGGATCCTGCTCGATCCGCGTGCTGCCACAATGCTCGCAGCGCTCGATCGTCTCCTCCGCCGTGACCGTGAGCTGCCCACAGTCCTGGCAATACCAGACCGGGATACGATGCCCCCACCAGAGCTGCCGCGAGATGCACCAGTCGCGTACGTTCTCCAGCCAGTGCAGGTAGACAGCGCGGAACCGCTCCGGAATGAACTGGAGTGTCCCATTCCGCGCGACCTCGATCGCCGGCTGGGCGAGCGGCATCATCTTGACGAACCACTGCTTGCTGATGAGTGGCTCGACGACGGCACCGCAGCGCTGGCAATGTCCCAGACTGTAGCGGTG
Protein-coding regions in this window:
- a CDS encoding MFS transporter yields the protein MEWREPLRLLVGNRRFAALWGSDLVATMGDRVHRVALAALVYELTGSMTVAGLAFLASGLPDLLLGPLAGVVVDRVDRRRVMIASDLARVLPVVLLPIAAEYWIGSLYLLLFMINAASILHRPAKMASIPAVVPPSQLTTANSLSSLAESLGDIGGYPLAGLVVGGLVSVMGNRHGLEAAFAVAALGYVVSALILWPLRLPPLVVGSDRSVRVVWRELVGGVRFLVDQPLVRTNTLLVALGAIAIGMAMPLLVGYAYARPERGEVTYSLLNFGIGVGSVAGALLVGTLNTRRLATLVVLGLVVMGTGLTGLGLEPPLWVGVMLTGLTGLGNLLFLVPSVTIVQRVTPANLMGRVFALRSTILFTALIAANGLGGWLGDDLGAGRAFLVVGSGLIIMTVALSLLPATRQADRLDDLMLEPSG
- a CDS encoding valine--tRNA ligase gives rise to the protein MTQVAHSDELAPAYQPQTVEARWYDWWEQRGYFTPAIDWNRKPFVIIMPPPNVTGELHMGHALFVAIEDLMIRWRRMQGYPTLWLPGADHAGIAGQWVVERELLKEGLTRHDLGREKFLERVWDWMNRYRGRIREQLRILGASCDWTRFRFTMDPGPSRAVRTAFKRLYDKGLIYRGERLINWCPRCMTALSDLEVDHEEIEGTLYYLRYPIDGSDESLVVATTRPETMLGDTGVAVHPNDERYRHLVGKTAILPLLGRRLTIVADEAVDPAFGTGAVKVTPAHDFTDFEIAQRHGLPPVNILNPDGTLNEQAGPFAGLTIQEARRRVVEELDRQGYLVRTMPHRYSLGHCQRCGAVVEPLISKQWFVKMMPLAQPAIEVARNGTLQFIPERFRAVYLHWLENVRDWCISRQLWWGHRIPVWYCQDCGQLTVTAEETIERCEHCGSTRIEQDPDVLDTWFSSGLWPFSTLGWPDDTDDLRYFYPGSVMETGYDILFFWVARMVFLGLEFMGEVPFYTVYLHGTVRDERGQRMSKTKGNVIDPTEVTQQYGADALRFTLVTMAGPGTDMKLSLNRVEASRNFANKIWNATRYTLRVLAGGEIEQAPDGSVVSPERSAMSLADRWILSRLERVTTEVTDQLERYQFHEAGHLLYDFLWSQFCDWYIEASKVAINAGDPGARAARQTLAYVLERALRLLHPFMPFVTEELWQRLPHAGESIMVAPWPQPDAARIDEEAEREFGFLMEAIRAVRNARAEAGVEPARWIQAIVYPGSHRRAFQDSEGVFRFLARIASDGLSYVEELLEAPRQVVSLIVDDAVIYLPLRGMLDIEAERQRLQRELEELLAELERTRALLANEQFVTRAPAHVVERHRAKLADAEERMRLIRTRLDELA
- a CDS encoding DNA-3-methyladenine glycosylase, with the protein product MDGVGTIVDTSEIQLDPARALPRDWFARPAVEVARDLLGAILVSMVGGELVAGVLVEVEAYGGPEDPASHAARYRNGPARVMWGPPGHAYVYRAYGVYPCCNIVTDPDGTAGAVLLRAAMPLAGHAIMRQRRERSRHAGYRLAEHRLASGPGALAQAFGIMLDHHGLPIDRPPFWIQSGSSPQRVASTPRIGISRGQEFLWRFVIPGHPAVSGRTPRLVTE